In Melopsittacus undulatus isolate bMelUnd1 chromosome 6, bMelUnd1.mat.Z, whole genome shotgun sequence, the following proteins share a genomic window:
- the LAMP3 gene encoding lysosome-associated membrane glycoprotein 3 translates to MGRSTWQFILLTTCAFSSCFAEVALGVKVSPETISFTHTTTSQPHPRHHSSSHQGTTVHFNSTGSLKTTSTSHRTTVQTTDQHQVTTAPGHHMTDQAAATTTQVISRKSPMMVSAISSDNTTAAGQTTTQAMETVTLVVNNATIHPVSFTKQDRACVSAEITAAATNTTIKHTTPNTQMTATAINTTATTMQTVQPTTGSGNQTTLPESSIAPAMTNATTIHPGTQTAIPSTMMTARPTLAPQPSPIPTGTYTISSGNRTCIKAVMGLQLMAQNAQKQMKYMTVNPNVTQTFGSCGMVQSELNITFSGGFVNFTFVKQAPSYYVSKIETRLQLSSEGMLYCGAVQEKMFTTKLGNSFKCASKQTFNLEKNFQLLFVNMQLQAFDIVGNQFGKEEECFPDKNSKAAPIAVGLSILGLLVIMFATFLISRRKPQRGYERI, encoded by the exons ATGGGGAGGAGCACATGGCAATTCATCTTGCTAACCACCTGTG cattttcctcctgctttgctgAAGTGGCCTTAGGGGTCAAGGTGTCTCCAGAAACCATATCCTTCACACATACAACTACCTCTCAGCCACACCCCCGTCATCATTCTTCATCCCACCAAGGTACCACAGTTCATTTTAACAGCACAGGCTCTCTTAAAACAACATCCACGAGCCATAGAACAACTGTGCAGACAACAGACCAGCATCAGGTAACAACAGCACCAGGTCATCACATGACAGACCAGGCAGCAGCAACCACCACGCAAGTGATCAGCCGGAAATCTCCCATGATGGTATCTGCAATATCATCAGACAATACAACTGCAGCTGGTCAGACTACAACCCAGGCAATGGAAACGGTTACACTTGTAGTGAATAATGCAACCATACACCCTGTGTCCTTCACCAAGCAAGACAGAGCATGTGTGAGTGCAGAAATAACAGCGGCAGCCACAAACACAACCATAAAACATACAACACCAAATACACAAATGACAGCTACTGCCATAAATACTACAGCCACCACCATGCAAACTGTACAGCCCACCACAGGATCTGGAAATCAAACAACACTACCTGAAAGTTCAATAGCCCCAGCCATGACAAATGCAACAACCATTCATCCAGGGACTCAAACAGCCATCCCATCTACTATGATGACAGCAAGGCCCACTCTTGcacctcagccttctcccatCCCCACTGGCACATACACCATTTCCAGTGGGAACAGGACCTGCATCAAAGCAGTCATGGGTTTGCAGTTGATGGCTCAAAATGCACAG AAGCAAATGAAGTACATGACTGTCAACCCCAATGTGACACAGACATTTGGAAGCTGTGGGATGGTGCAGTCTGAGCTGAACATAACTTTCAGTGGAGGGTTTGTAAACTTCACCTTTGTAAAG CAAGCTCCAAGCTACTATGTCAGTAAAATTGAGACCAGGTTACAGTTATCTTCTGAAG GTATGCTTTACTGTGGAGCTGTACAAGAGAAGATGTTTACAACAAAGCTGGGGAATTCCTTTAAGTGTGCCAGCAAGCAAACCTTCAATCTGGAGAAGAACTTCCAGCTACTCTTTGTTAATATGCAGCTGCAGGCATTTGATATTGTTGGTAACCAGTTTGGAAAAG aagaagaatgttttcctgataaaaacagcaaagctgctccCATTGCAGTCGGGCTGAGTATCCTGGGATTGTTAGTCATCATGTTTGCCACTTTCCTGATTTCCAGAAGAAAGCCGCAAAGAGGATACGAACGTATCTGA